A stretch of Crossiella cryophila DNA encodes these proteins:
- a CDS encoding 1-phosphofructokinase family hexose kinase, whose product MILTVTLNAALDVTYGVDDLRPHTTHRVRTVRTRAGGKGVNVSRVLNALGHDTVVTGFVGGATGQAIRAELAEAGLAAELTEIQAESRRTVAVVSAGDATLFSEPGPAVTEAEWATFLARFTALAGQADLVVLSGSLPPGLPAGVYRELLDIVAGRVPTVLDADGEALRQGVAGNPTAVKPNAAELRAVTGVADPAAAARKLIDGGASAVLASGGPAGLLAITAAGSWRARPPRRLAGNPTGAGDACVAALAAGLAQEHSWPQILREAVALSAAAVLHPLAGSFDLAAYQGFLPTIMVEIG is encoded by the coding sequence GTGATCCTGACCGTCACGCTGAACGCGGCCCTGGACGTCACCTACGGCGTGGACGACCTGCGCCCGCACACCACCCACCGCGTGCGCACCGTACGGACCAGGGCGGGCGGCAAGGGCGTGAACGTCTCCCGGGTGCTCAACGCGCTGGGGCACGACACCGTGGTCACTGGTTTCGTCGGCGGCGCCACCGGCCAGGCCATCCGCGCCGAACTGGCCGAGGCGGGCCTGGCCGCCGAACTGACCGAGATCCAGGCCGAGTCCCGCCGCACCGTCGCGGTGGTCAGCGCCGGCGACGCCACCCTGTTCAGCGAACCGGGTCCGGCGGTCACCGAGGCCGAGTGGGCCACCTTCCTGGCGCGCTTCACCGCCCTGGCCGGGCAGGCCGACCTGGTGGTGCTCTCCGGCAGCCTGCCGCCCGGCCTGCCTGCGGGGGTGTACCGGGAACTCCTGGACATCGTGGCCGGGCGGGTGCCCACGGTGCTCGACGCCGACGGGGAGGCGTTGCGGCAGGGCGTGGCGGGCAACCCGACCGCGGTCAAACCCAACGCGGCGGAGTTACGCGCGGTCACCGGGGTGGCCGATCCCGCTGCGGCGGCCCGGAAACTCATCGACGGCGGGGCGTCGGCGGTACTGGCCTCCGGTGGGCCTGCCGGGTTGCTGGCGATCACCGCGGCGGGGTCCTGGCGGGCCCGGCCGCCGCGGCGGCTGGCCGGGAATCCGACCGGGGCCGGGGACGCCTGCGTGGCGGCACTGGCGGCCGGACTGGCCCAGGAGCACTCCTGGCCGCAGATCCTGCGCGAGGCGGTGGCGCTGTCCGCGGCCGCGGTGCTGCATCCGCTGGCCGGCAGCTTCGATCTGGCCGCCTACCAGGGATTCCTGCCGACGATCATGGTGGAGATCGGTTAG
- a CDS encoding class II fructose-bisphosphate aldolase, with amino-acid sequence MPLRPTGEIVAAAVAAGRGVAAFNVIQLEHAEALVTGAERAGAPVVLQISQNCVKYHGALAPIGLATLAVARAAAVPVAVHLDHAEDPDLVREAVTLGFTSVMFDASTLDYADNVAATKEITAHCHAHGVYVEAELGEVGGKDGVHAPGVRTDPEEAAAFVAATGVDALAVAVGSSHAMLTRDASLDFELITRLRARVPVPLVLHGSSGVPDADLTTAVRSGMTKINIATHLNKTFTKAVRDFLAANPSTVDTRKYFAAGREAVAVEAERLLGVLRAAP; translated from the coding sequence GTGCCGTTGCGTCCCACCGGAGAGATCGTCGCCGCGGCCGTCGCGGCGGGCCGCGGCGTGGCCGCCTTCAACGTCATCCAGCTCGAACACGCCGAGGCCCTGGTCACCGGGGCCGAACGGGCCGGCGCGCCGGTGGTGCTGCAGATCAGCCAGAACTGCGTGAAGTACCACGGCGCGCTGGCCCCCATCGGCCTGGCCACCCTGGCGGTGGCCAGGGCCGCGGCGGTCCCGGTCGCGGTGCACCTGGACCACGCCGAGGACCCGGACCTGGTGCGCGAGGCGGTGACGCTGGGCTTCACCAGCGTCATGTTCGACGCGTCCACTTTGGACTACGCGGACAATGTGGCCGCCACCAAGGAGATCACCGCGCACTGCCACGCGCACGGGGTGTACGTGGAGGCCGAACTGGGCGAGGTCGGCGGCAAGGACGGCGTGCACGCCCCCGGCGTGCGCACCGATCCCGAGGAGGCCGCGGCCTTCGTCGCCGCCACCGGGGTGGACGCCCTGGCGGTCGCGGTCGGCAGCTCGCACGCGATGCTCACCAGGGACGCCAGCCTGGACTTCGAGCTGATCACCCGGCTACGCGCGCGGGTGCCGGTTCCGTTGGTGCTGCACGGATCCTCCGGTGTGCCCGACGCCGATCTGACCACCGCGGTCAGGTCCGGCATGACCAAAATCAACATCGCCACCCACCTGAACAAGACCTTCACCAAGGCGGTGCGCGACTTCCTGGCCGCCAACCCGTCCACTGTGGACACCCGAAAGTACTTCGCCGCGGGCCGGGAAGCCGTCGCGGTCGAGGCCGAACGCCTGCTCGGCGTGCTGCGGGCCGCCCCGTGA
- a CDS encoding SIS domain-containing protein, whose amino-acid sequence MTEQPFVVTELGSQPECWRRAAALAGTYAEVLPRDGERVAVVGCGTSWFIAQAYAALRESAGRGHTDAFAASEYPAGRRYDRIVLITRSGTTTEVLDLAGRVDDPTLAITGDADTPIRTAADALVLLDFADERSVVQTRFATSALALLRASLGESLDAAIADAQAALAEPLTPELLAAEQFTFLGRGWTYGIAQEAGLKMREAACAWTESYPAMEYRHGPISITGPNRVAWMFGAAPDGLAEDVAATGGAFRQHVRDAMAELIVVQRLAVAIAAAKGLDPDQPRHLTRSVILDHS is encoded by the coding sequence ATGACGGAGCAGCCGTTCGTGGTGACCGAACTGGGCAGCCAGCCGGAGTGCTGGCGCAGGGCCGCGGCGCTGGCGGGAACGTACGCCGAGGTCTTGCCTAGAGACGGTGAACGGGTCGCGGTGGTGGGCTGCGGCACGTCCTGGTTCATCGCACAGGCATACGCGGCGTTGCGCGAGTCGGCGGGGCGCGGGCACACCGACGCCTTCGCCGCCTCGGAGTACCCGGCGGGCCGCCGCTACGACCGGATCGTGCTGATCACCCGCTCCGGCACCACCACCGAGGTGCTCGACCTGGCAGGCCGGGTCGACGATCCGACCCTGGCCATCACCGGGGACGCGGACACGCCGATCCGCACCGCCGCGGACGCGCTGGTGCTCCTCGATTTCGCCGACGAGCGCTCGGTGGTGCAGACCCGCTTCGCCACCTCCGCGCTGGCCCTGCTGCGGGCCAGCCTCGGCGAGTCACTGGACGCCGCCATCGCCGACGCGCAGGCCGCGCTGGCCGAACCGCTGACGCCGGAACTCCTGGCCGCCGAGCAGTTCACCTTCCTGGGCCGGGGCTGGACCTACGGCATCGCCCAGGAGGCCGGGCTGAAGATGCGCGAGGCCGCCTGCGCCTGGACCGAGTCCTACCCGGCGATGGAGTACCGGCACGGGCCGATCAGCATCACCGGCCCGAACCGGGTGGCCTGGATGTTCGGCGCCGCGCCCGACGGCCTGGCCGAGGACGTGGCCGCCACCGGCGGCGCCTTCCGGCAGCACGTGCGGGACGCGATGGCCGAGCTGATCGTGGTGCAGCGCCTGGCGGTGGCCATCGCCGCGGCCAAGGGCCTGGACCCGGACCAGCCACGGCACCTGACCCGCTCCGTCATCCTCGACCACTCCTGA
- a CDS encoding DeoR/GlpR family DNA-binding transcription regulator, whose product MNRYERLNTLLEILAERGRVEVDEIAAELDASAATIRRDLDHLAGQQLLTRTRGGAVAHAVSYDLPLRYKSVRHADEKQRIGKEAAALVARGSVVGLNGGTTTTEVARALATRGDLPHVEGETAITVVTNALNIGNELAVRPQVKLVLTGGVARPQSYELIGPLGTKILDELTLDITFLGVDAIDPVSGAAAHHEGEASINRLLAARARKVVVVADSSKIGGSAFARICGIEDVDVLVTDVDASEEDVRRFTERGVDVVRV is encoded by the coding sequence GTGAACCGGTACGAGCGACTGAACACCCTGTTGGAGATCCTGGCCGAGCGTGGACGGGTGGAGGTCGACGAGATCGCCGCCGAGCTGGACGCCTCGGCCGCGACCATCCGAAGGGACCTTGACCACCTGGCCGGTCAGCAACTGCTGACCAGGACCAGGGGCGGCGCGGTGGCGCACGCGGTCTCCTACGACCTGCCGTTGCGCTACAAGTCCGTGCGGCACGCCGATGAGAAACAACGCATCGGCAAGGAGGCCGCGGCGCTGGTCGCGCGCGGCTCGGTGGTGGGCCTCAACGGCGGCACCACCACCACCGAGGTGGCCCGCGCGCTGGCCACCCGCGGCGACCTGCCGCACGTGGAGGGCGAGACCGCGATCACCGTGGTCACCAACGCGCTCAACATCGGCAACGAACTCGCGGTCCGCCCGCAGGTGAAACTGGTGCTCACCGGTGGGGTGGCCCGGCCGCAGTCCTACGAGCTGATCGGCCCACTTGGCACCAAGATCCTGGACGAGCTGACCCTGGACATCACCTTCCTCGGCGTGGACGCCATCGACCCGGTCAGCGGCGCCGCCGCCCACCACGAGGGCGAGGCCAGCATCAACCGGCTGCTCGCCGCCCGTGCCCGCAAGGTGGTCGTGGTCGCGGATTCCTCGAAGATCGGCGGTAGTGCCTTCGCCCGGATCTGCGGTATCGAGGACGTGGACGTGTTGGTCACCGACGTCGACGCGAGCGAAGAGGACGTTCGCCGCTTCACCGAACGCGGGGTGGATGTAGTTCGGGTGTAG
- a CDS encoding ABC transporter substrate-binding protein — MILSKKARRGLSVLLAAGLGLTAAACGSGGAGGDDKALTYWSMWKENEPQAQVLKEAAAAFKASTGIEVKIDWQGREVLKKVVPALRSGDLPDLVDQDENQIRATLVTSDAHRDLSGLYGGTVSSGGKLSEVVPDRYLANAKKDGKPFMLPYTVVAYGLFYNGATLPEVASKPVTQWNDFTQLLAKRKSEGKAPLALDGDIADYNAYWTIAVLQGALGPGKVSQLARDEAGTAWNIPAVKSALGEVRKLVQSGYFIPGYDGSKFPAVQEKWAQGQADFVNVGSWVPSEVGKKAAPGFQFKFLPTPAISGKVNVPTSTIGFAIPQRAKQPGNAEKFIAFFLGDEHLGKISSVAKNLTPNAKLTAPPELTDVGKALAEAELARPLDGVDADYPGYNTEVFNPVNDRLIKGKIDIDEFLTDLAAAQANYWKKKR, encoded by the coding sequence ATGATCCTGTCCAAGAAGGCCAGGCGCGGACTGTCCGTGCTGCTGGCCGCCGGCCTCGGCCTGACGGCGGCGGCGTGCGGCTCGGGGGGAGCGGGCGGCGACGACAAAGCGCTGACCTACTGGTCGATGTGGAAGGAGAACGAGCCGCAGGCCCAGGTCCTCAAGGAGGCCGCGGCGGCGTTCAAGGCGAGCACCGGCATCGAGGTCAAGATCGACTGGCAGGGCCGCGAGGTGCTCAAGAAGGTGGTGCCCGCGCTGCGCAGCGGTGATCTGCCCGACCTGGTTGACCAGGACGAGAACCAGATCAGGGCCACCCTGGTGACCAGCGACGCGCACCGCGACCTGAGCGGGCTCTACGGCGGCACGGTCTCCAGCGGCGGCAAGCTGTCCGAGGTGGTGCCGGATCGCTATCTGGCCAACGCCAAGAAGGACGGCAAGCCGTTCATGCTGCCCTACACCGTGGTGGCCTACGGCCTGTTCTACAACGGCGCGACGCTGCCCGAGGTGGCCAGCAAGCCGGTGACGCAGTGGAACGACTTCACCCAGTTGCTGGCCAAGCGCAAGAGCGAGGGCAAGGCGCCGCTCGCGCTGGACGGCGACATCGCCGACTACAACGCCTACTGGACCATCGCGGTGCTGCAGGGGGCACTCGGCCCCGGCAAGGTCTCCCAGCTGGCCAGGGACGAGGCAGGCACCGCCTGGAACATCCCCGCGGTGAAGAGCGCGCTGGGCGAGGTGCGCAAGCTCGTGCAGTCCGGCTACTTCATCCCGGGCTATGACGGCAGCAAGTTCCCCGCGGTGCAGGAGAAGTGGGCGCAGGGCCAGGCCGACTTCGTCAACGTCGGCAGCTGGGTGCCCAGCGAGGTCGGCAAGAAGGCGGCGCCAGGGTTCCAGTTCAAGTTCCTGCCCACGCCGGCGATCAGCGGCAAGGTGAACGTGCCCACCTCCACCATCGGCTTCGCCATCCCGCAGCGGGCCAAGCAGCCGGGCAACGCGGAGAAGTTCATCGCCTTCTTCCTCGGTGACGAGCACCTGGGCAAGATCTCCTCGGTGGCCAAGAACCTCACCCCGAACGCGAAGCTGACCGCGCCGCCGGAGCTGACCGACGTGGGCAAGGCGCTGGCCGAGGCCGAACTGGCCAGGCCGCTGGACGGGGTGGACGCGGACTACCCCGGCTACAACACCGAGGTGTTCAACCCGGTCAACGACAGGCTGATCAAGGGCAAGATCGACATTGACGAGTTCCTGACCGACCTGGCCGCCGCACAGGCCAACTACTGGAAGAAGAAGCGCTGA
- a CDS encoding carbohydrate ABC transporter permease: MAAPAVPVAVARPARRAGAGAAASGPLARRRRQIFWPFLLPALVLYLVFFIGPTLASVWISFHRWNGISAMEPRGFQNYLLLLDDSIFLTSFANTMIILFGVGATTFAVSFAFTMVLREMRGKKIVRSVLFFPYIVAPLVLSILWGFLFSSDGLVNKAWAAIAGGTGPNWLSDHLFLIVAIGLVWINTGFYTTVIMAGVDRIPPELYEDCSLAGATAWQRFRYVTLPLSWDVVATAAVIWTISSLKIFEFIYAFGGTPNDMPTPEIWNSALFVYGNTFGNRVPQFQFGYASAAAVATLAVIIVLVVLLRRLMRREAVQF, from the coding sequence ATGGCCGCCCCCGCCGTGCCGGTGGCCGTTGCGCGGCCGGCACGGCGGGCCGGGGCCGGCGCGGCCGCCTCCGGACCGCTGGCCCGCCGCCGCAGGCAGATCTTCTGGCCGTTCCTGCTGCCGGCTCTGGTGCTGTACCTGGTCTTCTTCATCGGACCGACGCTGGCCTCGGTGTGGATCTCCTTCCACCGCTGGAACGGCATCAGCGCGATGGAGCCGCGTGGCTTCCAGAACTACCTGCTGCTGCTGGACGACTCGATCTTCCTGACCTCCTTCGCCAACACCATGATCATCCTGTTCGGGGTCGGCGCGACCACCTTCGCGGTCAGCTTCGCCTTCACCATGGTGTTGCGCGAGATGCGCGGCAAGAAGATCGTGCGCTCGGTGCTGTTCTTCCCCTACATCGTCGCGCCGCTGGTGCTGTCCATCCTGTGGGGCTTCCTGTTCTCCAGCGACGGCCTGGTGAACAAGGCGTGGGCGGCGATCGCGGGCGGCACCGGGCCGAACTGGCTTTCCGACCACCTGTTCCTGATCGTGGCGATCGGGCTGGTGTGGATCAACACCGGCTTCTATACCACGGTGATCATGGCCGGGGTGGACCGGATCCCGCCCGAGCTGTACGAGGACTGCTCGCTGGCCGGGGCCACCGCCTGGCAGCGCTTCCGCTATGTGACGCTGCCGCTGTCCTGGGACGTGGTGGCCACCGCGGCGGTGATCTGGACGATCTCCTCGCTGAAGATCTTCGAGTTCATCTACGCCTTCGGCGGCACACCCAACGACATGCCAACCCCGGAGATCTGGAACAGCGCGTTGTTCGTCTACGGCAACACCTTCGGCAACCGGGTGCCGCAGTTCCAGTTCGGCTACGCCTCCGCGGCCGCGGTGGCCACGCTGGCGGTGATCATCGTGCTGGTCGTGCTGCTGCGCCGGTTGATGCGGCGCGAGGCCGTGCAGTTCTGA
- a CDS encoding carbohydrate ABC transporter permease, with amino-acid sequence MTTTTQVVEAAPKARRERQPMRAAGLALVWLLVAFNVGVLLWMLLAALREHTAIFREPWGLSGFGEFGNFVRAWVDSNFGQAVLNTIILVAGASVVVVLVCAPASYVLSKTRTRLSGATAVFFAMGIGIPVQVIVIPLYSLMQELGLINNLFGLFLLYVALSVPFTVFLLTGFFGSLPDEIEEAAAIDGAGSVRTFVQIVLPLARNGLLTALMLNVIGLWNETFIALVFIQKPELNTLSLSLLGFLQTQQYAGLDYGTLFAGVSILVLPMVAVYVWLGRRIIEGLTVGAVK; translated from the coding sequence ATGACGACGACCACGCAGGTCGTGGAGGCCGCGCCGAAGGCCCGCCGGGAACGGCAGCCGATGCGCGCGGCCGGGCTCGCCCTGGTGTGGCTGCTGGTGGCCTTCAACGTGGGCGTGCTGCTGTGGATGCTGCTGGCCGCGTTGCGCGAGCACACCGCGATCTTCCGCGAGCCGTGGGGACTGAGCGGCTTCGGCGAGTTCGGCAACTTCGTGCGCGCCTGGGTGGACAGCAACTTCGGGCAGGCCGTGCTCAACACGATCATCCTGGTGGCCGGGGCCTCCGTGGTGGTGGTGCTGGTGTGCGCGCCCGCCTCCTACGTGCTGTCCAAGACCCGCACCCGGCTCTCCGGCGCGACCGCGGTCTTCTTCGCCATGGGCATCGGGATCCCGGTGCAGGTCATCGTGATCCCGCTGTACTCGCTCATGCAGGAGCTGGGGCTGATCAACAACCTGTTCGGGTTGTTCCTGCTCTACGTGGCGTTGTCGGTGCCGTTCACCGTGTTCCTGCTGACCGGTTTCTTCGGCTCGCTGCCGGATGAGATCGAGGAGGCGGCGGCCATCGACGGCGCGGGCTCGGTGCGCACCTTCGTGCAGATCGTGCTGCCGCTGGCCCGCAACGGGCTGCTGACCGCGTTGATGCTCAACGTGATCGGGCTGTGGAACGAGACGTTCATCGCGCTGGTGTTCATCCAGAAGCCCGAGCTGAACACGTTGTCGTTGTCGCTGCTGGGTTTCCTGCAGACCCAGCAGTACGCCGGGCTGGACTACGGCACGCTCTTCGCCGGGGTGAGCATCCTGGTGCTGCCGATGGTGGCGGTGTACGTGTGGCTGGGCAGGCGGATCATCGAGGGCCTCACCGTGGGGGCGGTCAAATGA
- a CDS encoding DUF5107 domain-containing protein, with protein sequence MTSIQRGSLTLPISAVGPENPLPPLAGLPDGAGAVDLSEVPADLAAGARYGHVRSMLPYLTQDDYRRAPQESTVDTVVLDNGLLRAVFVPALGGRLWSLTDLVADRELLHVPNLLQPANLALRNAWFAGGVEWNIGTRGHSPFTCAPLHAAQVRGPGGVPALRLWEWERLRGLVFQVDAWLAEDSPVLHVGVRVHNPQPHEVPMYWWSNTAVAETARTRVLAPSTSAFRTHYSGKLSRVDVPVHGELETTYPAGIPDAADFFHDLPDDLDGRPWIAALDETGYGLAQASTGRLRGRKLFCWGESVGGRHWQEWLGGPDTAPYCEIQAGLARTQYEHLPMPAGADWTWVETYGPLRTDPALVHGDWPVAVAEVNRALDETSPAACLHAALHEYAEVTAKLPPVASLSAGSGWGAVERHRRALAKENPLPPESTPFAEDTLGTDQVPWLHLLRTGELPEPDPAVPPSSYVDGADWAVRLAAAPEHWATAYHRGVLAHGAGALDEAADHYRRSLALGSSPWALRALALVAAEQEDQATACTLFRQALAAAPEVWQLAVETVSTLLQAGDPAVALEVLAGLPSSVAAHGRVQLLRVQAHLAAGQPERAAELLRAGIEVPDLREGEISLDHLWAQACPDTPLPAHYDFRMHV encoded by the coding sequence ATGACATCCATCCAGCGGGGCAGCCTGACGCTGCCGATCTCGGCGGTCGGACCGGAGAACCCGTTGCCGCCACTGGCCGGGCTGCCCGACGGCGCCGGTGCGGTGGACCTGTCCGAGGTGCCTGCCGACCTGGCGGCCGGGGCCCGGTACGGGCACGTCCGCAGCATGCTGCCCTACCTGACCCAGGACGACTACCGGCGCGCGCCGCAGGAGTCCACTGTGGACACGGTGGTGCTGGACAACGGGTTGCTGCGCGCGGTGTTCGTGCCCGCGCTGGGCGGCCGGTTGTGGTCGCTGACCGACCTGGTCGCCGATCGCGAGCTGCTGCACGTGCCGAACCTGTTGCAACCGGCGAACCTGGCCCTGCGCAACGCCTGGTTCGCCGGTGGCGTGGAGTGGAACATCGGCACCCGCGGGCACAGCCCGTTCACCTGCGCGCCACTGCACGCCGCCCAGGTGCGCGGTCCCGGCGGGGTGCCCGCGTTGCGGCTGTGGGAGTGGGAACGGTTGCGCGGCCTGGTGTTCCAGGTGGACGCCTGGCTGGCCGAGGACTCCCCGGTGCTGCACGTGGGGGTGCGGGTGCACAACCCGCAGCCGCACGAGGTGCCGATGTACTGGTGGTCAAACACCGCGGTGGCCGAGACCGCCCGCACCCGGGTGCTGGCCCCCTCCACCAGCGCCTTCCGCACGCACTACAGCGGCAAACTGTCCAGAGTGGACGTTCCGGTGCACGGCGAGCTGGAAACCACCTACCCGGCCGGGATCCCGGACGCCGCCGACTTCTTCCACGACCTGCCCGACGATCTGGACGGCCGCCCGTGGATCGCCGCCCTTGACGAGACCGGCTACGGCCTGGCCCAGGCGTCGACGGGGCGGTTGCGTGGGCGAAAACTGTTCTGCTGGGGAGAATCCGTCGGCGGTCGGCACTGGCAGGAATGGCTGGGCGGTCCGGACACCGCGCCGTACTGCGAGATCCAGGCCGGACTGGCCCGCACCCAGTACGAGCACCTGCCGATGCCCGCCGGGGCGGACTGGACCTGGGTGGAGACCTACGGTCCACTGCGGACCGATCCGGCGCTGGTGCACGGCGACTGGCCGGTCGCGGTGGCCGAGGTGAACCGGGCGCTGGACGAGACCAGTCCCGCCGCCTGCCTGCACGCGGCGCTGCACGAGTACGCCGAGGTGACCGCCAAACTGCCCCCGGTCGCGTCACTGTCGGCCGGAAGTGGCTGGGGCGCGGTGGAACGCCATCGCCGGGCGCTGGCCAAGGAGAACCCGCTGCCGCCGGAGTCGACCCCGTTCGCCGAGGACACCCTCGGTACGGACCAGGTCCCCTGGCTGCACCTGCTGCGCACCGGCGAACTACCCGAACCCGACCCCGCCGTCCCGCCATCGTCCTATGTGGACGGTGCGGACTGGGCAGTGCGACTGGCCGCCGCGCCGGAGCACTGGGCCACCGCCTACCACCGCGGGGTGCTGGCGCACGGCGCGGGCGCGCTGGACGAGGCCGCCGACCACTACCGCCGCTCCCTCGCACTCGGTTCCTCGCCGTGGGCCTTGCGCGCCTTGGCCTTGGTGGCCGCCGAGCAGGAGGACCAGGCCACCGCCTGCACCCTGTTCCGGCAGGCACTGGCGGCCGCGCCGGAGGTGTGGCAGCTCGCGGTGGAGACCGTGTCCACGCTGCTCCAGGCCGGTGATCCGGCGGTGGCCCTGGAGGTACTGGCCGGACTGCCGTCCTCGGTCGCCGCGCACGGGCGGGTGCAGTTGCTGCGGGTGCAGGCCCATCTGGCGGCCGGTCAGCCGGAGCGGGCGGCCGAGCTGCTGCGGGCCGGGATCGAGGTGCCGGACCTGCGTGAGGGCGAGATCAGCCTGGACCACCTGTGGGCCCAGGCCTGCCCGGACACCCCGTTGCCCGCGCACTACGACTTCCGCATGCACGTCTAG
- a CDS encoding VOC family protein: MTTKLQVSAIMLGVREMDRAKKFYAGGLGGEIEQDFGGFVKIALGPGSPALALYEWDAAAQDAGVSAEGSGFRGTSLHFLTDSREVVDEIMSAAAASGGTVVSPAVAAGWGGYSGYFADPDGHLWKIATAA, from the coding sequence ATGACGACGAAGTTGCAGGTGAGCGCCATCATGCTGGGTGTGCGGGAGATGGACCGGGCGAAGAAGTTCTACGCCGGGGGACTGGGCGGGGAGATCGAGCAGGACTTCGGTGGCTTCGTCAAGATCGCCCTGGGACCCGGCTCCCCGGCGCTGGCGCTGTATGAGTGGGACGCGGCCGCGCAGGACGCCGGGGTCTCCGCCGAGGGCTCCGGGTTCCGGGGTACCTCGTTGCACTTCCTCACCGACTCCCGGGAGGTGGTGGACGAGATCATGTCGGCCGCGGCGGCCTCGGGCGGCACCGTGGTCAGCCCGGCGGTGGCCGCCGGCTGGGGCGGCTACTCCGGCTACTTCGCCGACCCCGACGGCCACCTGTGGAAGATCGCGACCGCCGCCTAG
- a CDS encoding alpha/beta fold hydrolase, which yields MGDTSAPGFRQGGPEDGPLLVLLHGLGATGAVWDGLIELLPAHWPGGWLAPDLRGHGAAPPLSRYSFGGLAARIAAHLPTDRPVAVLGHSLGGVLALTLASGWFGVRVTAAAGLGIKVRWSEEELAKAAALAGKPAREFATRAEAADRHLKVSGLLGLVGEDSPAVSTGLIESDGGWRLALDQRAFGVGAPDLPGLLAAAKCPTVLAAGEHDPMSPAEHLRALVIEPLVLPGRGHNAHVEAPESLLPVLERLRI from the coding sequence ATGGGAGACACTTCGGCGCCGGGTTTCCGGCAGGGCGGTCCCGAGGACGGTCCGCTGCTTGTCCTGCTGCACGGCCTCGGCGCGACCGGCGCGGTCTGGGACGGCCTGATCGAGCTGCTGCCCGCGCACTGGCCGGGCGGCTGGCTCGCCCCTGACCTGCGAGGACACGGGGCGGCCCCACCACTGTCGCGGTACTCCTTCGGCGGCCTGGCCGCCCGGATCGCCGCCCACCTGCCTACCGACCGTCCGGTAGCCGTGCTCGGCCATTCCCTGGGCGGCGTGCTCGCGCTGACCCTGGCCTCGGGCTGGTTCGGCGTCCGGGTGACCGCGGCGGCCGGGCTGGGCATCAAGGTGCGCTGGAGCGAGGAGGAGCTGGCCAAGGCCGCCGCACTGGCCGGGAAACCCGCCCGCGAGTTCGCCACCAGGGCCGAGGCCGCCGACCGGCATCTCAAGGTCTCCGGCCTGCTCGGCCTGGTCGGCGAGGACTCCCCCGCGGTCAGCACCGGCCTGATCGAGTCCGACGGCGGCTGGCGGCTGGCCCTGGACCAGCGTGCCTTCGGCGTGGGCGCGCCCGACCTGCCCGGACTGCTCGCCGCGGCCAAGTGCCCGACCGTGCTGGCCGCGGGCGAACACGATCCGATGAGCCCGGCCGAGCACCTGCGGGCCCTGGTGATCGAGCCGCTGGTCCTGCCCGGCCGCGGTCACAACGCGCACGTGGAGGCCCCGGAGTCGCTGCTGCCGGTGCTGGAAAGGCTGCGGATCTAG